GACGAAGGCAACTTCGACCTGGTCGGCAACAACATGCCGGTGTTCTTCATCCAGGACGCAATCAAGTTTCCCGATTTCGTCCACGCGGTGAAACCGGAGCCGCACAACGAAATCCCTACCGGCGGCTCGGCGCACGATACCTTTTGGGACTTCGTCTCGCTGCAGCCTGAATCGGCGCACATGGTGATCTGGGCGATGTCCGACCGCGCGATCCCGAAAAGCTTGCGCAGCATGCAAGGTTTCGGCGTGCACACGTTCCGTCTGGTGAATGCCGAAGGCAAGTCGCGCTTCGTCAAGTTCCACTGGCGCCCAACCGCCGGCACCTGCTCGCTGGTGTGGGATGAAGCGCAGAAACTCGCCGGTAAAGACACCGATTACCATCGTCGTGACCTGTGGGAATCGATCGAGATGGGCGACTACCCGGAATGGGAATTGGGCGTGCAGATCGTCGAGGAAGAAAACGAACACGACTTCGATTTCGACCTGCTCGACCCGACCAAGATCATTCCTGAAGAAATCGTGCCGATTACGCCACTGGGCAAAATGACCCTGAACCGTAACCCGGACAACTTCTTCGCCGAAACCGAGCAAGTCGCGTTCTGCCCCGGCCACATCGTTCCTGGCATCGACTTCTCCAACGATCCGCTGCTGCAAGGTCGGCTGTTTTCCTACACCGACACGCAGATCAGCCGACTCGGCGGGCCGAACTTCCACGAAATCCCGATCAACCGTCCGGTAGCGCCGTACCACAATGGTCAGCGCGATGGCATTCACCGCATGACCATCGACAAGGGCCGCGCCTCCTACGAGCCGAACTCGATTGACGGTGGCTGGCCGAAAGAAACTCCGCCCGCCGCGCAGGACGGTGGCTTCGAGACTTACCCGGAACGCATCGACGCGAACAAGATTCGTCAGCGCAGCGAGTCGTTCGGTGATCACTTCTCGCAGGCGCGCTTGTTCTTCAACAGCATGAGCAAGCACGAGCAGGAACACATCATCGCCGCGTACAGCTTCGAGCTGGGCAAGGTTGAGCGGTTGTGGATTCGTGAGCGTCAGGTCAATGAGATCCTCGCCAACATCGATCTGGAACTGGCTGCGCGCGTCGCGGCAAACCTGGGTCTGCCAGCACCGAAGGCTGGCACCGTAGACGTGCCGAAAACGTCGCTGGATCGTTCGCCAGCGCTGAGCCAGGCCAACCTGCTGCCGGAAAACATCAAGACTCGTAAAGTCGCGATCCTGGCGGCGAACGGCGTCGACGGCAAAGCGATTGATGCAATGAAAGCGGCGCTGGCGGCTGAAGGCGCACACGCTAAGTTGCTCGGCCCGACTTCGGCACCCGTGACCACTGCTGACGGCAAATCGCTGCCCGTCGATGCGTCGATGGAAGGCTTGCCGTCCGTCGCTTTCGATGCGGTGTTCGTGCCGGGTGGCGCGGCGTCGATCAAAGCGTTGAGCGGTGACGGCGTGGCCCTGCATTACGTGCTCGAAGCGTACAAGCACCTGAAGGCAATCGCGCTGCACGGCGAAGCCAAGCAGTTGCTGGACGTGCTGAAGCTGGAGGCTGATGCGGGGTTGATCGTCGGTACCGACAAGACGCTGATCAAGCCGTTCTTCGCGGCGATTGGACAGCATCGGGTTTGGGATCGCGAGCCTAAAGCCAAGGCGATCCCGGCTTAAGGTTTGTCTCGATAGTTAGGACGCTATCGCGAGCAAGCTCGCTCCCACATTGGAAATGCATTCCAAATGTGGGAGCGAGCTTGCTCGCGATGCTTTTAAGGTCTTACAAGGTTTTCAAGGCTTACGCGGGCTCAAAACCACCTGCGCCGGGACGTGGCGCACGATCTGTTTGTGCAATTTCAGCTCAAAACCCGAATCGAGTTTCTTCACCCGTTTGGTCAGCAATGTGGCCAGCCATGGGTAATCCTGCGTGCGCGGTGCCTGGATAACCACCGCACAGTCGTAATTCACCACATCGAAGGCAATCGCATCCAGTTGATGACGAAGTTTGCTCATATCGGTGAGGTTCAACGCGACCGTGGTGCTTTCCGCCGCCGGATCAATCACTTTGGCTTTTGGCCGGGCTTCAGCCGCCAGCAACGCAGCTTCGGCCTTGTCCAGCTCAGCCTTGCGCGCATTGACGATGGCATTGTTGACGCCACCGGTCAGCGCCGGCGCTTTCGGCATCAGCGCCCGCGCACGGCTGAGCGCAGTGGCGGCGGCGTTGACATCACCTTTCTGCAACACGATTTGGCTGCGTTGCAGATAGGCTTCGGCCAATTGCCGTTGGTATTGCACCAGCGTTGGATCGTCAGGCGACTGGGCCTGCAAGGTTGCCAGTTGATCTTCAGCGGTGGCCAGCTCGCTGCTGGCCAGGTTTTGTTCAAGCTGTGCAATCGCCGCAGCCCGACCGTCGGGAGCCTGAGTGGCTGCCGGTGGCGTACTTTGGCAAGCGCCGAGCAGCAGAGAAAATGCGACAAGGAGCAGATAACGGGAGGCGAACGGCTTCATTCCTGCGACTCTCTATTTGCGCAAAAAACGAGCAAGTCTACACCCCTCGACGGGGCAGGACAAAACTCAGCAGAAACAGCGCGGCGGCCGCCACCACAATCGATGGGCCCGCCGGGGTGTCCTTGAACCATGACAACGCCAGCCCGCCACACACCGCAAGCATGCCCAGCAGGCTCGCGCCCAGTGCCATCTGCTCGGGCGAGCGGGCGTGACGCTGTGCCGCAGCCGCCGGGATGATCAACAGTGACGTAATCAGCAACACACCGACGATTTTCATTGCCACGGCGATGACCACGGCGATCAGCAACATCAGGGTCAGGCGCAACGCCGCCACCGGCAACCCTTCGACCCTGGCCAATTCTTCGTGCACGGTGATCGCCAGCAGTGGCCGCCACAACGTCACCAGCAACGCCAGCACCGCCGCGCTGCCGCCGAGGATCCACGCCAGATCGGTCGGGCTGATCGCCAGCAGGTCGCCGAACAGATACGCCATCAGGTCGATCCGCACTTCGTGCATGAAGCTTAGTACCACCAGGCCCAACGAGAGCGTGCTCGGCGCGAGAATTCCCAACAGCGTGTCGGACGCCAGCGGCTGGCGCTGTTGCAACGTCACCAGCAACACCGCCAGCAGCAGGCAGCCAACGGTGACCGCCACGGTCGGGCTGACATCCAGCAAAAAGCCCAGCGCCACGCCGAGCAACGCGGCGTGGGACAAGGTGTCGCCGAAGTAGGCCATGCGCCGCCACACCACAAACGAACCCAGCGGGCCCGCGACCACTGCCAGGGCCAGACCTGCAAGCAGGGCGTAAAGCAGAAAATCAGCCATGCTTGCAGCCATCTCCATGAACGTGAGGTTGTGCCGACGGGGCGGCGGCGACCACGGAGCCATGCAGGTCATGGGCGTGGTCGTGGTGGTGGTGATAAATCGCCAGGCTCTGCGCGTTTTTGCCGAACAGCTCGACGAACGCCGGATCGCTGCTGACCTGTTCCGGGTGCCCGGAGCAGCAGACGTGGCGGTTCAGGCAAACCACTTGATCGGTGGTGCTCATCACCAAATGTAAATCGTGGGAAACCATCAATACGCCGCAACCATGGCGGTCGCGCAGGCGGGTGATCAGGCTGTACAGCTCGGCTTGGCCAGCGACATCGACGCCCTGCACCGGCTCGTCGAGCACCAGCAATTGCGGCTCGCGCAACAACGCGCGAGCAAGCAAAACGCGCTGCATTTCG
The window above is part of the Pseudomonas prosekii genome. Proteins encoded here:
- a CDS encoding PA5502 family lipoprotein — encoded protein: MKPFASRYLLLVAFSLLLGACQSTPPAATQAPDGRAAAIAQLEQNLASSELATAEDQLATLQAQSPDDPTLVQYQRQLAEAYLQRSQIVLQKGDVNAAATALSRARALMPKAPALTGGVNNAIVNARKAELDKAEAALLAAEARPKAKVIDPAAESTTVALNLTDMSKLRHQLDAIAFDVVNYDCAVVIQAPRTQDYPWLATLLTKRVKKLDSGFELKLHKQIVRHVPAQVVLSPRKP
- the znuB gene encoding zinc ABC transporter permease subunit ZnuB, translated to MADFLLYALLAGLALAVVAGPLGSFVVWRRMAYFGDTLSHAALLGVALGFLLDVSPTVAVTVGCLLLAVLLVTLQQRQPLASDTLLGILAPSTLSLGLVVLSFMHEVRIDLMAYLFGDLLAISPTDLAWILGGSAAVLALLVTLWRPLLAITVHEELARVEGLPVAALRLTLMLLIAVVIAVAMKIVGVLLITSLLIIPAAAAQRHARSPEQMALGASLLGMLAVCGGLALSWFKDTPAGPSIVVAAAALFLLSFVLPRRGV
- the katE gene encoding catalase HPII; the protein is MSTKKPVAPKSALAGTDTLDRGNTNTKLESLEKFRSDATEQALRTNQGVKVSDNQNTLKVGARGPSLLEDFIMREKITHFDHERIPERIVHARGTGAHGFFQTYENHAALTKAGFLQDPGKQTPVFVRFSTVQGPRGSGDTVRDVRGFAVKFFTDEGNFDLVGNNMPVFFIQDAIKFPDFVHAVKPEPHNEIPTGGSAHDTFWDFVSLQPESAHMVIWAMSDRAIPKSLRSMQGFGVHTFRLVNAEGKSRFVKFHWRPTAGTCSLVWDEAQKLAGKDTDYHRRDLWESIEMGDYPEWELGVQIVEEENEHDFDFDLLDPTKIIPEEIVPITPLGKMTLNRNPDNFFAETEQVAFCPGHIVPGIDFSNDPLLQGRLFSYTDTQISRLGGPNFHEIPINRPVAPYHNGQRDGIHRMTIDKGRASYEPNSIDGGWPKETPPAAQDGGFETYPERIDANKIRQRSESFGDHFSQARLFFNSMSKHEQEHIIAAYSFELGKVERLWIRERQVNEILANIDLELAARVAANLGLPAPKAGTVDVPKTSLDRSPALSQANLLPENIKTRKVAILAANGVDGKAIDAMKAALAAEGAHAKLLGPTSAPVTTADGKSLPVDASMEGLPSVAFDAVFVPGGAASIKALSGDGVALHYVLEAYKHLKAIALHGEAKQLLDVLKLEADAGLIVGTDKTLIKPFFAAIGQHRVWDREPKAKAIPA
- the znuC gene encoding zinc ABC transporter ATP-binding protein ZnuC, whose translation is MSNALIRLEQVAVTFAGQNVLESIDLSVEPGQIVTLIGPNGAGKTTLVRAVLGLLKPDSGTVWRKPKLRVGYMPQKLHVDPTLPLSVLRFLRLVPGVDRARALAALKEVGAEQVIDSPVQSVSGGEMQRVLLARALLREPQLLVLDEPVQGVDVAGQAELYSLITRLRDRHGCGVLMVSHDLHLVMSTTDQVVCLNRHVCCSGHPEQVSSDPAFVELFGKNAQSLAIYHHHHDHAHDLHGSVVAAAPSAQPHVHGDGCKHG